A window of Neorhizobium galegae bv. orientalis str. HAMBI 540 genomic DNA:
GACTCGAGACCGGCATAGGAGCGCATCAGGCCGCCGCGGTTGAGCACGCCGGTCAGGGCATCGCGATCCGCCAGGTAGGTGAGCTTGTTTCCCGCCCGTTCGGCCGCCATCAGATTGATGACGATGCTTCGCAATGCCAGGAAGGGTGCCGCCCAGAGCCCCAGCCAGGCATCGGCACCGTTGCCGGGGGCAAACAGGCCGCCTTCACCGATCCAACCCGTGACCGCAAGGACGGCGCGCGCCGCAAAGATGGCGGCAGTCGGCATATAGATCGCCACGACGAGCCATGCCGACCGCAGCCTCTCCTGCCGTGCGAGGCGAATACCCTCCAGCATCACCAGGAGATCGCCGAGGGCACAGACGAGCGAGAAGATGGCGATGCGCGGCGCGGTACTGGCGTCGTCCCGCCACAAGAGGATCAGCGGCGTTGAAAGAACAGCAAGGATCAGCCAACTCAGGCCCCAGCGGGCCGGACGGCCGCCGAAAAGCCGGACGGAGACGATCAGCAACAGATAACCGATCAGGATCAGGTTGTTGCCGATCAGAACCGAGACGACATCCGGCAACACGTTTCGCAAGCCGACGCTGAACAGGCCGGCTCCGATGACGATGCCGCTGGCGCTCCACCAGAACAGCCAGCGTTCGAACCGGCCGCTGGAATAGGCGATCATCTGGACGATGCCCAGGACCGAGCAGGTCATAGCCGAGACGATATAGATCGTCCGCAGATCCAGCATGAAACACCCCCAATGGCGACGCGGGGCATACTAGCGTTGAGCGGTTACGATTCGGTGTGTCTGGTCATTCAAGTTTATATGAACTGGCTTCAAACGACGCGGATGGCTCCCATGATTTCGGTAAGCAGGTTGTGCAGATCATCGCGATAACCGCTGCGGGCCGAAGGACCACTTTCGTCCGACGTCATCACCACGGTGAGGCCGAGCGACGGCGCGATATAGAGCATCTGCCCGCCATAACCCCAGCCGAACTTGACCTCCTCTCCGCCGATATTGCGCAGGAACCAGCCGTATCCGTAACCATCGCCGGAAAAGCGCGAGTTGGTGCGCGGCGTCCAGGACTGGTCGATCCAGCCCTTCGAGACGACCTGGCGGCCGTCTTTCGTCTCGCCGCCGTTGCGGTAGAGTTCTCCGAAGGCCAGCAGCGAGCGGGCGGTCATTGCCATCTGGTTGCCACCGGAATAGATGCCCTGTCGGTCTCGTTCCCAGGAGCCGATCCGGAAACCGTCGACCGGCTCCAGCCATTCGCGCGCCAGCGCCAGCGTCGATTTCTTGGCGACTTTGGTGAGGATCGCCGAGAGCAGATGCGTCGAGGCGGTGGAATAGAGCATCGAACCGCCGGGATCGTCGTCGAACGGCTGTGCGAGCGCGAACTGCACCCAGTTGCGGCTCGCAACCCAGCGGCCGTAATTCGGCCCCGACAGCCGCCCGAGCCCCGCCTGCATCGAAAGCAGATTACCGATGGTGATGGCGTGGATGCGCGGATCCGGATTGGTCGGCAGGTCGGCCTTCAGGATCGGCGCGATCTTCTGGTCCGGCCCCTCGAGCAGCCGGCGGTCGATGGCGATGCCTGTCAGCGCCGAGATGATCGATTTCGAGGCCGATTTGATGTTGGTCGAAGCGCTCAGCGAATGGCCGTTGAATGCCCGTTCGGCGAGCATCTCGCCATTGCGGGCGATGAGCACGACCTTCAGTGGCTCCAGCTCCGCCGCCCCGCCGAGCACGGTATCGAGCGTCCCCGGCGGCTGCGGAACTGGCGCCTGGGGCGAGCCCTGGGCAAGACCGCGGGCCGCCGTCAAGGCGAACGGCAGGGATAAAAGGGTTGTGCGGCGTGTGATCATGCACCGAAGCTAGGACGGCAAGCCGGCAGAGACTATGGCGGAAAGGCTCGATTCACGCAGAGATGAAGGGGCGTGAAAGCAGTATTTGACGCTCCCATCGGTGGAGCGGAAAGGGAAAGCAGTGTATGGGACCATTCTCGACGGTCTCACCGCCGCGTGCCCGATTCTCCCTCCTGAGACCGGACCCGCAGCGCCGGGACAGCCGTTTATACGATCGGATACGACATGGCCAAGGCACCCAAGACTGAACATTCCGAACTCGCCGGCGAATTCACCGACGACGGCATTACCGTGCTGGTCGATATCTACCGCCCTGCCGGCACCCAGGGCGACTGGACGCTCGAAGTCATCACCGAAGAGGACGACGTCACTACCTGGGAAGAGCCGTTTCCGACCGACCGCGAAGCCTTCGACGAGTTCCTGGCGACCGTCGAGCGCGACGGCATCCGCTCCTTCTTCGGCGAACCCGAACCCAATCCTGCGGTGCATTGATGAAGAATGTCGAGGACCTGACCACATCCGCCAAGACCATGCACGACCGCTACGCCTCGGGCCGCATGGACCGCGAAATCGTCCGCCAGTGGGTCATGGGGCTGAGCATGTATCCGGAACCCTATGGCCGGCACATCCAGGAGGCCGCCGCGTGGTTCAAGCCTTCGCGCGACGACATGGATCCCGTCGAACTGAAGATCGCCGACCTTGCCAGGCTGCAGGCGATCTATCGGCCATAAGACGCCCCGCAGGGACCCGGGGGCGTCTGGATCTCAAAGTCCCGCTTCGGCAAACACCTTGACGATCCAGTCGAGGAAGACGCGCACCCGCGGCGAGAGCTGGCGGTTCTGCGGATAGAGCGCCGAAAGTAGTGTCGGCGGCGGTGGGAAATCGGCAAGCACTTCGACGAGCACGCCCTCGTCGATATCCCGCTGCAGGCGATAACGCGGCGCCTGCATGAGGCCAAAACCGCGGCGGGCGAGATCGGCCATTGTGTCGGAATTGTTGACCGTCAGCCGGCTCGGAAGGGTGACGTAGCGCACCTCGTCGCCGACGATGAATTCGAGCGGCATGATCTGGCCGGTGCGCGACGACAGGAAGCCGATGGCCAAATGCCCTTCCAGCGCATCCGGTGATTTCGGCATGCCGTGTATCTCGACATAGGTGCGGCTGGCGCAGGTGATCTCGGTGATCGTCCCCAGTCTGCGCATGATCAGCCCGCTGTCGTCGATCTCGCCTGCACGGATGACGCAGTCCACGCCCTCGCGAACGAGATCCACCAGCCGGTCGCCCTGGCCGATCTGCAGGTCCAGCAGCGGATAGCGGTCAAGAAATTCGTGAAGGCGCGGCAAGAGGAAGGTGCGGGTCAGGAACCCGTGTGCATCGACCCGCAGCAGGCCGCGCGGCTGGGCGTCCCGAAATATGTTCTCCGCCTCGTCCACCTCTGCGAGGATCGCAAGGCAACGCTCATAGAAGGCCCGGCCGTCGAGGGTCGGGGTGACGTGGCGTGTCGTCCGCTCCAGGAGCCGTGTGCCGATCCCCTCCTCGAGCTGCTTGACGGCTTCGGTGACGGTCGAGCGGGCAAGGCCGAGATCGGCGGCGGCAGCCGAAAAGCTGCGCCGCTCGACAATCCGGACAAAGAGCTGCATGCGGTCGAGGCGATCCATGGCCTTGTTCACCACAGGCGAATTCTGATGTCAATTCATCGGCAATTGTTCTTGATCGGTGTCAGCAATATCTCCTGTCCATCAACCAAGGAGAGATCCCATGACCAACAACGGACAACGCGTCGCGATCGTCACCGGCGCATCGAAGGGCATCGGCAGAGCCATCGCACTCCGCCTCGCTGAGGACGGCATCGCCGTCGTCGTGAACTATGCGACCAGCCGGCAGGCCGCCGACGAGGTGGTGGCGCAGATCGAAACGGGCGGCGGCAAGGCGGTCGCGGTGCAGGCCGACGTCGGCAGCCCGATCGCCGCAGCCGCCTTGTTCGACGCCGCCGAACAAAACTTCGGCGGTGCCGACATCCTCGTCAACAATGCCGGCGTGATGAGGCTTGCGCCGCTCGCCGAGATGGATGACGAGGCCTTCGAAACCCTGCTTGCCATCAACCTGACCGGCACGTTCCGCGGCATTCGCGAAGCGGGCAAGCGGCTGCGCGACGGCGGCCGCATCATCAACTTCTCGTCGAGCGTCGTCGGCGCCTACGGTCCGGCCTATGGCGGTTACGCCGCCACCAAGGCCGCCGTCGAAGCGCTGACCCATGTCGCCTCCAAGGAACTCGGCCGGCGGAAGATCGCCGTCAACGCGGTCGCTCCGGGCCCCGTCGAAACCGAGCTGTTCATGACCGGCAAGTCCGAGGACCTGGTCCAGAACATCGTCAGGACCATCCCGCTCAGCCGCCTCGGCCAGCCGCAGGACATCGCCTCCGTCGTCTCCTTCCTCGCCGGCCCCGACGGCGGCTGGGTCAACGGCCAGGTGCTCCGCGCCAACGGCGGCATGATCTGAAATCCCGAAACACCAAACCTGAAGGACAACCCAATGCCATTCGTAAATATCAAGACGCCCGAAGCCGCGCTCAGCAAGGCCCAGAAGCAGGAAATCGTCCACCGCATGACCGAGATGCTGGTCGAATACATGAGCGAGGCCGCGCGACCCCACACCATGGTGCTGATCGAAGAGGTCAAGGACG
This region includes:
- a CDS encoding GGDEF domain-containing protein, yielding MLDLRTIYIVSAMTCSVLGIVQMIAYSSGRFERWLFWWSASGIVIGAGLFSVGLRNVLPDVVSVLIGNNLILIGYLLLIVSVRLFGGRPARWGLSWLILAVLSTPLILLWRDDASTAPRIAIFSLVCALGDLLVMLEGIRLARQERLRSAWLVVAIYMPTAAIFAARAVLAVTGWIGEGGLFAPGNGADAWLGLWAAPFLALRSIVINLMAAERAGNKLTYLADRDALTGVLNRGGLMRSYAGLESGPVALMLIDVDRFKQLNDTHGHAVGDEVLRRFASSASPHLRSRDLFARQGGDEFVIVLKGCPVEKAVETAQEIRAAFAASLAEMEGLVVQPTLSIGVATEICGPGDLETLLQRADQALYARKRNGRDGIDTFEEDRQAA
- a CDS encoding serine hydrolase domain-containing protein, which encodes MITRRTTLLSLPFALTAARGLAQGSPQAPVPQPPGTLDTVLGGAAELEPLKVVLIARNGEMLAERAFNGHSLSASTNIKSASKSIISALTGIAIDRRLLEGPDQKIAPILKADLPTNPDPRIHAITIGNLLSMQAGLGRLSGPNYGRWVASRNWVQFALAQPFDDDPGGSMLYSTASTHLLSAILTKVAKKSTLALAREWLEPVDGFRIGSWERDRQGIYSGGNQMAMTARSLLAFGELYRNGGETKDGRQVVSKGWIDQSWTPRTNSRFSGDGYGYGWFLRNIGGEEVKFGWGYGGQMLYIAPSLGLTVVMTSDESGPSARSGYRDDLHNLLTEIMGAIRVV
- a CDS encoding LysR family transcriptional regulator, whose amino-acid sequence is MDRLDRMQLFVRIVERRSFSAAAADLGLARSTVTEAVKQLEEGIGTRLLERTTRHVTPTLDGRAFYERCLAILAEVDEAENIFRDAQPRGLLRVDAHGFLTRTFLLPRLHEFLDRYPLLDLQIGQGDRLVDLVREGVDCVIRAGEIDDSGLIMRRLGTITEITCASRTYVEIHGMPKSPDALEGHLAIGFLSSRTGQIMPLEFIVGDEVRYVTLPSRLTVNNSDTMADLARRGFGLMQAPRYRLQRDIDEGVLVEVLADFPPPPTLLSALYPQNRQLSPRVRVFLDWIVKVFAEAGL
- a CDS encoding SDR family oxidoreductase, translating into MTNNGQRVAIVTGASKGIGRAIALRLAEDGIAVVVNYATSRQAADEVVAQIETGGGKAVAVQADVGSPIAAAALFDAAEQNFGGADILVNNAGVMRLAPLAEMDDEAFETLLAINLTGTFRGIREAGKRLRDGGRIINFSSSVVGAYGPAYGGYAATKAAVEALTHVASKELGRRKIAVNAVAPGPVETELFMTGKSEDLVQNIVRTIPLSRLGQPQDIASVVSFLAGPDGGWVNGQVLRANGGMI
- a CDS encoding tautomerase family protein, which codes for MPFVNIKTPEAALSKAQKQEIVHRMTEMLVEYMSEAARPHTMVLIEEVKDGGYGRADEIFVIPDSYRAKDDA